Proteins from a single region of Pseudopedobacter saltans DSM 12145:
- a CDS encoding polysaccharide lyase 6 family protein, with protein MNIKKYLSGSLLIITFLIPIIVFSACKKNTSAKEEPVIKYAEKIEIRVSNEMPRIGESVSFIPIYSDKADRIVWSVDNINVPANTEGAIEYVFKDEKEHVFKVTCSAGSNTFSSTKKIKASLDNVLVNKDLIPAGGNLIFCSNWESFASAVAVAKAGDVIQLKNGTYTGSLTIANSGAEAKPIVIVPETRGGVILQGDSKWNINGKYITVDGFYFSKGTSTHPISFGQSSSFCRFINSAIVGWNLGGGDTRLVTIRGTKNEVGNCVLRQKNTAGMMLEVVRETSARNDHLIHHVYFGYFKDPGSGNGFETVRISTSGQSLSSSYTTLENCVFERCDGEAEIVSSKCGHNTYRNNTFLNSDGALTLRHGHDCLVEGNFFINTKGTPSSRCNGIRVIGERHTVRNNYFYNLPSGAQAIQVEYGNEVPHDLNQYDQVKDALIEYNTVYNCDKGIRLGASRNTGQTPPKTLPPGGVFKNNLIVSSAGSGNSMEIEGEIITGNLFSYTDNVVAGKNKIVPAILPSGLQYITSVAMKADGTGIYRPTDSNIKSGVQQTANFKPLNIVDIVPEWVKLKIDSGDREFSGEPW; from the coding sequence ATGAATATTAAAAAGTATCTTTCAGGAAGTCTTTTAATAATAACTTTTTTGATTCCAATTATCGTTTTTTCAGCATGTAAAAAAAATACTTCTGCTAAAGAAGAGCCAGTAATAAAATACGCTGAAAAAATTGAAATAAGAGTCAGTAATGAAATGCCAAGAATAGGGGAGTCTGTGAGTTTTATTCCCATTTACTCCGATAAGGCCGATCGAATTGTATGGAGTGTTGACAATATCAACGTTCCAGCAAATACTGAAGGAGCAATTGAATACGTATTTAAAGACGAAAAAGAACATGTTTTTAAGGTTACTTGTAGTGCGGGGAGTAATACCTTTTCATCTACCAAAAAAATCAAGGCATCTTTAGATAACGTTTTGGTGAATAAAGATTTAATACCTGCCGGGGGGAATTTAATATTTTGTTCGAATTGGGAAAGCTTTGCCAGTGCTGTAGCTGTAGCGAAAGCCGGTGATGTTATTCAATTAAAAAATGGGACATATACTGGAAGTCTCACGATAGCTAATAGTGGGGCAGAAGCGAAACCAATAGTTATAGTGCCTGAAACTCGAGGTGGAGTAATTTTGCAAGGAGACAGCAAATGGAATATTAATGGAAAATATATTACAGTTGATGGGTTTTATTTTTCAAAAGGAACCAGCACCCATCCAATTTCATTTGGTCAATCTTCCAGTTTTTGCAGATTTATAAATAGTGCTATCGTTGGCTGGAATCTTGGAGGGGGAGATACTCGACTTGTTACTATACGTGGTACGAAGAATGAAGTAGGTAACTGTGTTTTAAGACAGAAAAATACTGCGGGTATGATGTTGGAAGTGGTAAGAGAGACCTCAGCGCGGAATGATCATCTTATTCATCATGTGTATTTTGGCTATTTTAAAGACCCAGGCTCAGGGAATGGATTCGAGACCGTTAGAATCAGTACGAGCGGGCAATCGCTTTCTTCAAGTTATACAACTTTAGAGAACTGTGTCTTTGAACGTTGTGACGGTGAGGCGGAAATTGTGTCAAGTAAATGCGGACATAATACCTACCGTAATAATACTTTCTTGAATTCGGATGGTGCACTTACGCTGAGACATGGGCATGATTGTCTGGTTGAAGGTAATTTCTTTATCAATACCAAAGGGACACCAAGCAGTAGATGCAATGGAATTAGGGTAATTGGAGAAAGGCATACTGTAAGAAATAATTATTTCTATAATTTGCCATCCGGAGCTCAGGCGATCCAGGTAGAATACGGTAATGAAGTTCCACATGATCTTAATCAATACGACCAGGTAAAGGACGCTCTTATAGAGTATAATACGGTATATAACTGCGACAAAGGCATAAGATTGGGCGCTAGTAGAAACACCGGACAAACTCCACCCAAAACATTGCCTCCTGGAGGGGTTTTTAAGAATAATTTAATAGTTAGCTCTGCGGGTAGCGGAAATTCTATGGAAATAGAAGGTGAAATAATAACTGGAAATCTTTTTAGTTATACTGATAACGTTGTGGCCGGTAAAAATAAGATCGTTCCTGCAATCCTTCCGTCAGGCCTTCAATATATCACAAGTGTTGCTATGAAAGCAGATGGGACGGGTATTTACAGACCAACAGATTCGAATATAAAAAGTGGCGTACAGCAAACAGCAAACTTTAAGCCGTTGAATATAGTCGACATTGTACCCGAATGGGTAAAATTGAAGATAGATAGTGGAGATCGTGAGTTTTCGGGCGAACCATGGTAG
- a CDS encoding DUF4959 domain-containing protein: MKRNIIILLVLFTGLLSLQSCKEEFMKPIYGKTGAPASIKNAIVENVPGGAVISYTLPDDVNLLYVKAVYERKGKMVESKSSFYKRDVVVEGLGDTNPREVKLYAVSRSEEASEPVSVTINPLAPPIYDVLESLDIKESFGGMNIKFENKTSTGERPYNIIIGIVAWDETLSEWKDVDAHYTALPEGGFSVRGLEAVERKFGFFVKDTWDNITDTLAMNLTPVYEEQLGAPTYMRQKFPVPQIRPLPVDGSPVAEPGNLSSWPFTALFDNTIGNNGFHSNEKNPLPAWFAMDFGQKVRLSRYKLWQRMHDDNSTYFYSHGNPHEWEIWATNTPSDVNSWVMIDHRIMQKPSGLPIGQVTNDDVEIARAGHEYELPLETEAYRYIAWKHIDNWASINGALGFLHMSELRFWGQKVK, encoded by the coding sequence ATGAAAAGAAATATAATTATACTTTTGGTTCTTTTTACAGGTTTGTTATCCCTGCAATCCTGTAAAGAGGAGTTCATGAAGCCTATTTATGGCAAAACAGGTGCTCCTGCCTCTATTAAGAATGCCATTGTGGAAAATGTTCCAGGTGGGGCAGTTATAAGTTATACTTTACCTGATGATGTCAACTTGTTGTACGTCAAGGCGGTGTATGAGCGTAAAGGGAAAATGGTTGAATCAAAATCATCATTTTATAAAAGAGATGTTGTAGTTGAAGGTTTGGGCGATACAAATCCAAGGGAAGTGAAGCTATATGCTGTAAGCAGGTCAGAAGAAGCTTCAGAACCGGTATCCGTTACCATTAATCCTTTAGCTCCACCAATTTACGATGTATTGGAATCTTTGGATATTAAGGAGTCTTTCGGGGGGATGAATATTAAATTTGAAAACAAAACGTCTACAGGCGAAAGGCCATATAATATAATAATAGGCATTGTTGCTTGGGACGAAACTTTGAGTGAATGGAAAGATGTAGATGCCCATTACACTGCTTTACCAGAAGGAGGATTTTCTGTAAGAGGGCTTGAGGCAGTGGAAAGAAAGTTTGGTTTTTTTGTTAAGGACACCTGGGATAATATCACAGATACGCTTGCTATGAACCTTACGCCAGTATATGAAGAGCAATTGGGTGCACCAACATATATGAGACAAAAATTCCCAGTACCTCAGATAAGACCACTTCCTGTAGACGGATCGCCGGTAGCGGAACCTGGAAATCTTAGCTCATGGCCTTTTACAGCTTTATTTGACAATACAATAGGGAATAATGGTTTCCATTCTAATGAAAAGAATCCTCTTCCTGCATGGTTCGCTATGGATTTTGGTCAAAAAGTACGTTTAAGTCGTTATAAGCTTTGGCAAAGGATGCATGACGATAACTCAACTTACTTTTATAGTCATGGAAATCCACACGAATGGGAGATTTGGGCAACTAACACGCCTTCTGATGTGAATAGCTGGGTGATGATAGATCACCGAATTATGCAAAAGCCGTCAGGTCTTCCTATAGGGCAAGTTACCAATGATGATGTGGAAATTGCGAGAGCTGGACACGAGTATGAACTACCTCTTGAAACAGAAGCATACAGATATATCGCATGGAAACATATTGATAACTGGGCATCTATTAACGGAGCGCTAGGTTTCCTACATATGTCAGAATTGAGATTTTGGGGCCAGAAAGTTAAATAA
- a CDS encoding SusC/RagA family TonB-linked outer membrane protein: MFNSLLKQSRWMFFLIGLVLALTSAARAESQAEKPNSTRFFQEGKKEIRGTVSDTIGPMPGVAVSVKNNPKIGTTTDLNGKYVLEVPDGSVIVFSMVGYTSKEVSTKGKSVINMTMEESSQMLDEAVVVAFGTQKKESVIGSITTINPAELKVPSSNLTTALAGRLSGVIAYQRSGEPGMDNAEFFIRGATTFGYKKDPLILIDGMEYQVKDMAQLTLDDIESFSILKDASANALYGARGANGVILITTKQGKEGKPKVNVRYENSISSATRNIELADPITYMKLHNESYITRKPNEATPYSRSKVDNTIAGVNPTVFPAVDWQEELLKNSTMNQRLNLNLSGGGKVASYYVSGAINQDNGILKVDSRNNFNNNIDLKKYNLRSNIGLNLTKTSSFNIRLNGNFEDYNGPLDGGEGIYRKIMRSSPVQFLPYYPYEPGVGGTEKHIMFGNLESGNYLNPYADMVKGYKESARALMVAQLEWKQDLPFVTQGLNFNMMGNVNRESFFDLRRSYKPFFYTAGSYDKLTNSYRLNPLNPDTGTDYLDFNEGDKTVSSVLYMQSVLNYNRTFEKKHTVGGTLVSLLSSKLDGNAGGLQESLAARNLGVSGRATYGYDNRYFAEFNFGYNGSERFYKTERWGFFPSAGLAWQISNEKFFEPYRATVSKLKVRGNYGLVGNDAIGDKDERFFYLSEVNMSNGGMGASFGSRGGYSRPGISISRYANPNVTWETAKNSTFGLELGLWSKLDIIAEYFTEHRSNILMDRASIPKTMGLQGNLPKANVGEAKSKSYELQLDYNNAVSKNLYIGVRGNFTYARNKYQAYEEQVKDYPWEYKVGHSTSQTWGYIAERLFVDDEEVRNSPIQNFSNTMGGDIKYKDINGDGIINDFDKVPLGYPTRPEIIYGFGFSISYKGFDANAFFQGSARSSFWIDASATAPFVEYRKNSSELAGYKLQNQLLKAYADNHWSEQNRDLYALWPRLSPTLSENANNLQTSTWFMRNGSFLRIKQIELGYTFPQKLSQRAKLSNLRLYATGSNIFTFSKFKLWDIEMGGNGLGYPVQRVINFGLQVGI, from the coding sequence ATGTTTAATTCATTACTTAAGCAAAGTAGATGGATGTTTTTTCTAATAGGATTAGTTCTAGCTCTCACCAGTGCTGCTAGAGCAGAAAGTCAAGCAGAGAAACCCAATTCTACAAGATTCTTCCAAGAAGGGAAAAAGGAGATTAGAGGAACAGTTTCCGATACTATCGGGCCCATGCCGGGAGTAGCGGTTTCTGTGAAGAATAATCCCAAAATTGGAACCACAACAGATCTTAATGGTAAATATGTTCTAGAGGTTCCGGATGGTTCTGTAATTGTCTTTTCTATGGTAGGTTATACTTCTAAAGAGGTCTCCACCAAAGGAAAGAGCGTGATCAATATGACCATGGAAGAGTCATCGCAAATGTTGGATGAAGCCGTAGTAGTTGCATTTGGAACTCAGAAGAAAGAATCTGTGATAGGGTCGATTACTACTATTAATCCGGCCGAACTTAAAGTTCCCTCCAGTAACCTTACAACTGCATTAGCAGGACGACTTTCCGGAGTGATAGCATATCAAAGATCTGGAGAACCAGGGATGGACAATGCAGAATTCTTTATTCGTGGAGCTACGACGTTTGGTTACAAAAAGGATCCTTTGATTTTAATTGATGGAATGGAGTATCAAGTTAAAGATATGGCTCAATTGACTTTAGATGATATTGAGAGCTTTTCCATTTTAAAAGACGCATCTGCAAATGCTCTATATGGAGCTAGAGGTGCTAATGGTGTTATTTTGATAACTACTAAACAAGGTAAAGAAGGTAAGCCAAAAGTAAATGTTCGTTATGAGAATTCTATTTCATCAGCTACAAGGAATATCGAACTGGCTGACCCAATTACTTATATGAAGTTGCATAACGAGTCCTATATTACACGGAAGCCTAATGAAGCAACACCTTATTCAAGAAGTAAAGTAGATAATACTATTGCAGGGGTAAATCCTACAGTTTTCCCAGCGGTTGACTGGCAAGAAGAATTATTGAAGAATTCTACAATGAACCAGCGTTTGAATCTAAACCTAAGTGGTGGTGGTAAGGTTGCTTCATATTATGTGTCAGGGGCTATCAATCAGGATAATGGTATTTTAAAAGTAGATAGCCGTAATAATTTTAATAATAATATTGATTTGAAGAAATACAATCTGCGTTCTAATATCGGATTGAATCTTACAAAAACAAGCTCCTTTAATATTCGTTTGAATGGAAATTTTGAAGACTATAATGGGCCATTAGACGGAGGTGAAGGTATTTATCGCAAGATTATGCGTTCTAGTCCTGTACAGTTTCTTCCGTATTATCCTTATGAACCTGGAGTTGGTGGAACCGAGAAGCATATTATGTTTGGTAATCTAGAATCAGGAAATTACTTGAATCCTTACGCTGATATGGTGAAAGGTTATAAAGAATCAGCTAGGGCATTAATGGTTGCGCAGTTAGAGTGGAAGCAGGATTTGCCTTTTGTGACTCAGGGACTGAATTTTAACATGATGGGGAATGTCAATCGTGAGTCTTTCTTTGATTTGAGAAGATCTTACAAGCCATTCTTTTATACCGCTGGAAGTTATGATAAACTTACGAATTCCTATCGATTAAATCCTTTAAATCCAGATACCGGGACCGATTATCTTGATTTTAATGAAGGAGATAAAACTGTTTCCTCAGTATTGTATATGCAGTCGGTGCTGAACTATAACCGCACTTTCGAAAAGAAGCATACTGTAGGTGGAACGCTTGTTTCCTTGTTGAGTTCTAAGCTTGATGGTAATGCCGGAGGCTTACAGGAGTCCTTGGCTGCCCGAAATCTAGGAGTATCAGGAAGAGCAACCTATGGTTATGATAATCGATATTTTGCAGAGTTTAATTTCGGATATAATGGTTCTGAAAGATTTTATAAAACAGAGCGTTGGGGTTTCTTTCCTTCAGCAGGTTTAGCGTGGCAAATTTCAAACGAAAAGTTTTTTGAGCCTTACAGAGCAACTGTTTCTAAACTTAAAGTTAGAGGTAATTATGGTTTGGTTGGAAACGATGCCATTGGCGATAAAGATGAAAGATTTTTTTATCTGTCTGAAGTAAACATGAGTAATGGAGGTATGGGAGCTAGTTTTGGTTCTAGGGGTGGATATTCAAGACCAGGTATTTCTATTAGTCGTTATGCAAATCCTAATGTTACTTGGGAAACTGCCAAGAACTCAACATTTGGTTTAGAGCTGGGTTTATGGAGCAAACTCGATATTATTGCAGAGTATTTTACTGAACATAGATCAAATATTCTTATGGACAGAGCTTCAATCCCTAAAACAATGGGTTTACAGGGGAATTTGCCAAAAGCAAATGTTGGCGAAGCTAAATCTAAATCTTATGAGCTGCAATTAGATTACAACAACGCAGTTAGTAAGAATTTATACATAGGAGTTAGAGGAAATTTTACTTATGCTCGTAATAAATATCAAGCCTACGAAGAGCAAGTAAAAGATTATCCATGGGAGTATAAAGTGGGGCATTCTACTTCTCAAACATGGGGATATATAGCTGAGCGTTTATTTGTTGACGATGAAGAGGTTAGGAACTCTCCAATTCAGAATTTTTCAAATACGATGGGGGGAGATATCAAATACAAAGATATAAATGGCGATGGTATTATCAATGATTTTGATAAGGTGCCACTTGGATATCCTACCCGTCCGGAAATTATCTATGGATTTGGTTTTTCAATCAGCTATAAAGGTTTTGATGCCAATGCATTCTTTCAGGGGTCTGCCCGTTCGTCCTTTTGGATAGATGCGAGTGCTACAGCACCATTTGTGGAATACAGGAAAAATAGTAGTGAATTAGCGGGTTATAAACTTCAAAATCAATTGTTAAAAGCTTATGCAGATAATCACTGGTCTGAACAAAACAGAGATTTATACGCTTTATGGCCACGTTTAAGTCCTACGCTTTCCGAAAATGCAAATAATCTACAAACCAGTACTTGGTTTATGCGTAATGGGTCTTTTCTAAGAATAAAGCAAATTGAATTAGGTTATACTTTTCCACAAAAATTATCCCAGCGAGCTAAGTTAAGCAATCTCAGATTGTATGCGACAGGAAGCAATATATTTACCTTTAGCAAATTTAAGCTTTGGGATATTGAGATGGGAGGAAATGGCTTGGGATATCCTGTACAAAGAGTAATTAATTTTGGTTTACAGGTAGGAATATAA
- a CDS encoding DUF4998 domain-containing protein, which translates to MNIKNYLKNLIALMVVGVLFGSCQKMDGIYEDFLEGGEIVYNGKAEGLVAHPGINRMELKWYIISDPKIVKAKVFWINPVHIEGEPTLPNQRAAGKDSVTIDIVRGATTDSVITLIDRLKEGVYTFSVVMYDKNGHSSISSQIIAEVYGSVFQGTISNRPLDVPLLDTINKKSNLYIPWYGISQQAVKIDLQYIDVSGIARTKRITKVSNPIDPRRPMIWQDRDTVFNYKEGTGFSYRTAYLPEPNAIDTFYTEYTSISKSAIGYYKLPPPPPLEENLALGRPVTVSSSSGSAITDGDRKGDPSPKWQPSSSERADLNVWFYVDLGSAKTFNTAGLYIPKAAGNIPFFEIMVTSESSITSSTKWTRVYSQFTKPNAENEITFNSTTARFVKVSLNLDKESTNINVSEFELYNRP; encoded by the coding sequence ATGAATATAAAAAATTATTTAAAAAATCTCATCGCATTAATGGTGGTTGGAGTCCTCTTCGGATCTTGCCAAAAAATGGATGGAATTTATGAGGATTTTCTAGAAGGAGGCGAAATCGTTTATAATGGAAAAGCCGAAGGATTGGTCGCACATCCTGGGATTAATCGTATGGAGCTGAAATGGTATATTATCTCAGATCCAAAAATAGTGAAAGCCAAGGTGTTTTGGATAAATCCAGTTCACATAGAAGGCGAACCAACCCTGCCAAATCAACGTGCCGCGGGTAAGGATTCTGTTACAATAGATATTGTACGTGGCGCTACAACTGACTCAGTTATTACTCTTATAGATAGATTGAAAGAAGGTGTCTACACTTTTTCAGTAGTTATGTACGATAAAAATGGGCATTCATCTATATCTTCCCAAATTATTGCAGAAGTTTACGGTTCTGTTTTTCAGGGAACAATAAGTAACAGACCCTTAGATGTACCTCTCTTAGATACTATTAACAAGAAAAGTAATCTTTATATCCCTTGGTATGGTATATCTCAGCAAGCGGTTAAAATCGATCTTCAATATATTGATGTATCGGGTATAGCGAGAACTAAAAGGATAACAAAGGTTAGTAATCCTATTGATCCGAGAAGGCCAATGATTTGGCAGGATAGAGATACAGTTTTTAATTATAAAGAAGGTACAGGTTTTAGTTATAGAACAGCATATTTGCCAGAACCAAATGCTATTGACACGTTTTACACGGAATATACGTCAATTTCAAAAAGTGCAATAGGATACTATAAATTGCCTCCACCACCGCCATTGGAGGAGAATCTTGCTCTAGGTAGGCCAGTAACTGTTAGCAGTTCCAGCGGTTCTGCTATTACAGATGGAGATCGGAAAGGAGATCCTTCACCTAAATGGCAACCTAGTAGTAGCGAAAGGGCTGACTTAAATGTTTGGTTTTATGTGGATCTAGGTTCTGCTAAAACTTTCAATACGGCAGGTCTATATATCCCTAAAGCAGCGGGTAACATTCCTTTCTTTGAAATAATGGTTACATCAGAAAGTAGTATAACATCAAGTACAAAATGGACAAGGGTTTATAGTCAGTTTACGAAACCTAATGCTGAGAATGAAATTACTTTCAATTCTACAACTGCGAGGTTTGTAAAAGTTAGTTTGAATTTGGATAAAGAAAGCACCAATATCAACGTTTCCGAGTTTGAGTTATATAACAGACCATAA
- a CDS encoding RagB/SusD family nutrient uptake outer membrane protein codes for MKKIKLLILIAVTGLLGSCNKFLDVVPDNIATIEYAFNLRASAEKFLFTCYSYMPANGHFNTNPGFTAADEIWYANPPMDVSTNFYNIALGLQNVSSPYGNFWSGSRGGKPLFQGIRDCNIFIENIDKVTEMDGWEKGRWKAEAKFLKAYYHFYLMRMYGPIPIIKENLPISASPEEVKVYREPVDDVVAYIVQLLDEVYEDPNLPETLGGAEQSELGRITKPIVLALKAKVLVTAASPLFNGNPEYAGLKDKRGVNLFNPVYDQKKWEVAAEACKTAIDYCHSFGYALNETKGLATYVINDTIGTQLKLRTAFTSEGNTEVIWANTNSMADVNMQRWSMGIIKTGATSGSGPKGLLAPTLKMAETFYTRNGLPITEDKSWDYDDRYGLRVSKEADRYYVELDSNTVKLHFDREPRFYASLGFDRGIWFGNWVDNYNVTKPLGFIRGRSSEISARQGISNYSITGYWIKKLVNLETAVAADGNITNNIVKYPWPEIRLSDLYLLCAEALNEVNGYTSETVGYLNAVRVRAGIPTVEDSWDGPFSKQIGYYRSKENLRKIIHQERSVELAFEGQRFWDLKRWKEAHRELNQPIRGWDITQKSANSYYRPVLLFNQHFTMKEYLWPIETKEMQTNRNLVQNVGW; via the coding sequence ATGAAAAAGATTAAATTATTAATATTAATAGCAGTTACAGGTTTACTTGGCTCTTGTAATAAGTTTTTGGATGTAGTTCCCGACAATATTGCTACAATTGAATATGCTTTTAATTTACGAGCATCTGCAGAAAAATTCCTTTTTACTTGCTATTCTTATATGCCGGCTAATGGGCATTTTAACACTAATCCCGGTTTCACAGCCGCTGATGAAATATGGTATGCTAATCCACCTATGGATGTAAGCACAAACTTTTACAATATAGCTTTAGGACTACAAAATGTTTCCAGTCCTTATGGGAATTTTTGGAGCGGTTCTCGCGGCGGTAAACCTCTTTTTCAGGGAATCCGCGATTGCAACATCTTCATTGAAAATATCGATAAAGTAACGGAAATGGATGGATGGGAAAAAGGTCGATGGAAAGCGGAAGCGAAATTTTTAAAAGCATATTACCATTTTTATTTAATGCGTATGTATGGACCTATCCCTATTATTAAAGAAAATTTGCCAATTTCTGCTTCTCCAGAAGAAGTGAAGGTTTATAGGGAACCAGTTGATGATGTGGTAGCGTATATCGTTCAATTATTGGACGAAGTGTATGAGGATCCTAATTTGCCAGAGACACTTGGCGGGGCGGAACAATCGGAATTAGGTAGAATAACTAAACCTATAGTTTTAGCATTGAAAGCAAAGGTATTAGTTACCGCCGCAAGCCCATTGTTTAACGGTAATCCGGAATACGCTGGCTTAAAAGATAAAAGGGGAGTAAATTTATTTAATCCTGTTTATGATCAAAAAAAATGGGAAGTAGCAGCAGAAGCTTGTAAAACAGCTATTGATTATTGTCATTCATTTGGGTATGCACTTAATGAAACTAAAGGATTGGCAACCTATGTGATCAACGATACTATTGGAACACAATTGAAATTGCGTACCGCATTTACCAGCGAAGGAAATACTGAAGTTATTTGGGCAAATACCAACAGTATGGCAGATGTGAATATGCAGCGCTGGTCTATGGGAATTATAAAAACAGGAGCAACAAGTGGCAGCGGGCCAAAAGGTTTACTTGCTCCTACTTTAAAAATGGCAGAGACATTTTACACAAGAAATGGTTTGCCAATTACAGAAGATAAAAGCTGGGATTATGACGATCGTTATGGATTGAGGGTGTCAAAGGAGGCAGATCGTTACTATGTTGAATTGGATTCCAATACGGTTAAATTACATTTCGACAGAGAACCTCGCTTTTATGCCAGTTTGGGTTTTGATCGTGGAATTTGGTTTGGAAATTGGGTAGATAATTACAATGTAACTAAGCCTTTAGGTTTTATAAGAGGAAGAAGCTCTGAAATTTCTGCAAGACAGGGTATAAGTAATTATTCGATTACAGGTTACTGGATTAAAAAGTTAGTTAATTTAGAAACAGCAGTTGCTGCAGATGGGAATATCACCAACAATATTGTGAAGTATCCATGGCCTGAGATACGTTTATCTGATTTATATCTTTTATGTGCCGAAGCCTTGAATGAAGTCAATGGATATACGTCGGAAACGGTAGGGTATCTTAACGCGGTAAGGGTAAGAGCAGGTATTCCAACGGTAGAAGATTCTTGGGATGGACCCTTTTCTAAACAAATTGGATACTATAGATCAAAAGAAAACCTGAGAAAAATTATCCACCAAGAGAGAAGTGTAGAATTGGCATTTGAAGGACAACGTTTCTGGGATTTAAAAAGATGGAAAGAAGCACATAGAGAGCTAAATCAGCCTATACGAGGTTGGGATATTACTCAAAAAAGTGCAAATTCCTATTATAGGCCAGTATTATTGTTTAATCAGCATTTTACCATGAAAGAGTATTTGTGGCCGATTGAGACAAAAGAAATGCAGACAAATAGAAATTTGGTTCAAAATGTTGGATGGTAA